In Haemophilus parainfluenzae, one genomic interval encodes:
- a CDS encoding YraN family protein has protein sequence MFSLKRQQGAGFEHQARLFLEAKGLKFIAANQYFKCGELDLIMQDGQTIVFVEVRQRSSSTFGSAVESVDWQKQQKWLDAANLWLMKQNMSLEDADCRFDLIAFGKTPQDIQWIPNFLD, from the coding sequence ATGTTTTCATTAAAACGTCAACAAGGGGCGGGCTTTGAACATCAAGCCCGCCTTTTCTTAGAAGCCAAAGGCCTCAAATTCATCGCGGCGAATCAATATTTCAAATGCGGTGAATTGGATCTTATTATGCAAGACGGTCAAACGATCGTTTTTGTTGAAGTGCGTCAACGATCTAGCTCAACATTTGGATCCGCTGTTGAAAGCGTAGATTGGCAAAAACAACAAAAATGGTTGGATGCGGCAAATTTATGGCTGATGAAACAAAACATGAGTTTAGAAGACGCCGATTGTCGTTTTGATTTAATCGCCTTTGGCAAAACGCCACAAGATATTCAATGGATTCCTAATTTTCTCGATTAA
- a CDS encoding D-sedoheptulose-7-phosphate isomerase produces the protein MLQKVKDIYSESIQIQIAASSMLSENIANATQMVMQCLLGGNKVIACGVSRSYSNAQFLVSNLLNRYDLARPSFPSVLLSLESAVGSSLVFEHSPEELYCHQFNAVAKPGDLLIAFAPLGTEKIVLNTISHAVNKEVNVIALTGSNNDAIQGILADSDLEISIPATKESRVLENHLFVINALCELVDHTLFPSA, from the coding sequence ATGTTACAAAAAGTAAAAGATATTTATAGCGAAAGTATTCAAATTCAAATTGCTGCGTCTAGCATGCTGTCGGAAAATATTGCTAACGCTACCCAAATGGTGATGCAATGTTTGCTAGGCGGCAATAAAGTGATCGCTTGTGGCGTCTCTCGATCTTATTCCAATGCGCAGTTTCTCGTATCTAACTTGCTTAATCGATATGATTTAGCAAGACCGAGTTTTCCCTCTGTGCTCTTGAGTTTAGAAAGTGCGGTGGGTTCTTCTCTTGTTTTTGAACACTCGCCTGAAGAATTGTATTGTCACCAATTTAATGCTGTTGCCAAACCAGGTGACTTACTTATCGCTTTTGCACCTTTGGGAACAGAGAAAATTGTGCTAAACACTATTTCTCATGCAGTAAATAAAGAAGTTAATGTCATTGCACTCACTGGCTCTAATAACGACGCCATTCAAGGAATTTTAGCTGATAGTGATTTAGAAATATCGATTCCGGCAACCAAAGAAAGTCGAGTCCTAGAAAACCATCTTTTTGTTATCAATGCCCTTTGTGAATTAGTTGACCATACCTTGTTCCCAAGTGCTTGA
- a CDS encoding YeiH family protein produces the protein MNTRPFYFGLIFIAIIAILANYLGNTDFSHHYHISALIIAILLGMAIGNTIYPQFSTQVEKGVLFAKGTLLRTGIVLYGFRLTFGDIADVGLNAVVTDAIMLISTFFFTALLGIRYLKMDKQLVYLTGAGCSICGAAAVMAAEPVTKAESHKVSVAIAVVVIFGTLAIFTYPLFYTWSQHLINAHQFGIYVGSSVHEVAQVYAIGENIDPIVANTAVISKMIRVMMLAPFLLMLSWLLTRSNGVSENTSHKITIPWFAVLFIGVAIFNSFDLLPKELVKLLVEIDSFLLISAMAALGLTTQASAIKKAGLKPLILGILIYLWLVVGGFLVNYGISKLNEWCSI, from the coding sequence ATGAACACACGTCCCTTTTATTTCGGACTTATATTTATCGCGATTATCGCTATACTTGCTAACTATTTAGGAAACACTGATTTTTCCCATCATTATCATATCAGTGCTTTAATTATTGCCATTTTGCTGGGAATGGCAATCGGCAATACCATTTATCCGCAATTTTCAACACAAGTGGAAAAAGGCGTGTTATTTGCGAAAGGCACGCTTCTTCGCACTGGCATTGTGCTGTATGGTTTTCGCCTCACTTTTGGCGATATTGCTGATGTCGGATTAAATGCTGTCGTCACTGATGCAATCATGCTAATTTCAACCTTCTTTTTTACCGCACTTTTAGGCATTCGTTATCTAAAAATGGATAAACAATTGGTTTATCTCACTGGGGCAGGTTGCAGCATTTGCGGTGCAGCAGCAGTGATGGCGGCAGAGCCTGTTACCAAAGCAGAATCCCATAAAGTTTCAGTGGCAATTGCCGTAGTGGTCATTTTCGGGACTCTTGCTATTTTTACTTACCCCTTGTTCTACACGTGGTCACAACATTTAATTAACGCCCATCAATTTGGTATTTATGTTGGTTCTAGTGTACACGAAGTGGCTCAAGTTTATGCGATTGGGGAAAATATTGATCCTATCGTGGCGAATACTGCTGTCATTTCCAAAATGATCCGAGTGATGATGCTTGCACCATTTTTATTAATGCTTTCTTGGTTATTAACACGAAGTAATGGAGTATCAGAAAATACGTCACACAAAATTACAATTCCTTGGTTTGCTGTACTTTTTATTGGCGTTGCGATTTTTAATTCTTTTGATTTATTACCAAAAGAACTCGTGAAATTATTAGTTGAAATCGATTCTTTCTTATTAATTTCAGCGATGGCTGCCCTTGGCTTAACTACGCAAGCAAGCGCAATCAAGAAAGCTGGATTAAAACCTCTGATTTTAGGGATACTGATTTATTTATGGCTAGTGGTTGGTGGATTTTTAGTGAACTATGGAATATCAAAATTAAATGAATGGTGTTCAATTTAG
- a CDS encoding YraN family protein, with product MFSLKRQQGASFEHQARLFLETKGLKFIAANQYFKCGELDLIMQDGQTIVFVEVRQRSSSTFGSAVESVDWQKQQKWLDAANLWLMKQNMSLEDADCRFDLIAFGKTPQDIQWIPNFLD from the coding sequence ATGTTTTCTTTAAAACGTCAACAAGGGGCGAGCTTTGAACATCAAGCCCGCCTTTTCTTAGAAACCAAAGGCCTCAAATTCATCGCTGCGAATCAATATTTCAAATGCGGTGAATTGGATCTTATTATGCAAGACGGTCAAACGATCGTTTTTGTTGAGGTACGTCAACGATCTAGCTCAACATTTGGATCCGCTGTTGAAAGCGTAGATTGGCAAAAACAACAAAAATGGTTGGATGCGGCAAATTTATGGCTGATGAAACAAAACATGAGTTTAGAAGACGCCGATTGTCGTTTTGATTTAATCGCCTTTGGCAAAACGCCACAAGATATTCAATGGATTCCTAATTTTCTCGATTAA
- a CDS encoding D-sedoheptulose-7-phosphate isomerase has product MLQKVKDIYSESIQIQIAASSMLSENIATAAQMVMQCLLSSNKVIACGVSRSYANAQFLVSNLLNRYDFERPSLPSVLLSLESAVGSSLVFDQPTDQLYQHQFNAIAKPGDLLLAFSPLGTEKAVLNTISNAVNKEIQVIALTGSNNDAIQGVLAETDLEISIPATKETRILENHLFVINALCELVDSTLFPTA; this is encoded by the coding sequence ATGTTACAAAAAGTAAAAGATATTTATAGCGAAAGTATTCAAATTCAAATTGCTGCGTCTAGCATGCTGTCGGAAAATATTGCTACTGCCGCACAAATGGTGATGCAATGTTTACTGAGTAGTAATAAGGTCATTGCTTGTGGGGTCTCTCGCTCTTACGCTAATGCACAATTTTTAGTATCAAATCTGCTTAATCGCTATGATTTTGAACGCCCTAGCTTGCCTTCTGTACTACTTAGCCTTGAAAGTGCGGTTGGTTCTTCACTGGTTTTTGATCAACCAACCGATCAACTTTATCAACATCAATTTAACGCTATCGCTAAACCTGGCGATTTATTGCTCGCTTTTTCCCCTTTAGGGACAGAAAAAGCGGTGCTAAATACGATTTCTAATGCAGTCAATAAAGAAATTCAGGTGATTGCTTTAACGGGTTCAAATAACGATGCTATTCAAGGTGTATTGGCTGAAACAGATTTAGAAATCTCCATTCCTGCCACTAAAGAAACACGAATTTTAGAAAATCATTTATTCGTGATTAATGCACTTTGTGAGCTTGTTGATAGCACACTTTTCCCAACAGCTTGA